The Micromonospora sp. Llam0 genome includes a window with the following:
- the hpt gene encoding hypoxanthine phosphoribosyltransferase produces the protein MADGSWYDADIDHVIISEEQIRDKTAELAKQIATDYADVTGGLLLVCVLKGAVMFMADFARELGRQGPPVELEFMAVSSYGQGTTSSGVVRILKDLERDIAGRHVVVVEDIIDSGLTLSWLLKYLASRSAASVEVVALFRKPEAIKVQVPVRYVGFDIPTEFVVGYGLDFAERYRELPYVGVLKPEVYARG, from the coding sequence ATGGCTGACGGCTCCTGGTACGACGCCGACATCGACCACGTGATCATTTCCGAGGAACAGATCCGCGACAAGACCGCGGAACTCGCCAAGCAGATCGCCACCGACTACGCCGACGTGACGGGCGGGCTGCTGCTGGTCTGCGTGCTCAAGGGGGCGGTCATGTTCATGGCCGACTTCGCCCGTGAGCTCGGCCGGCAGGGCCCTCCCGTCGAGTTGGAGTTCATGGCCGTCTCCTCCTACGGGCAGGGCACCACCTCCTCCGGCGTGGTCCGCATCCTCAAGGACCTGGAGCGGGACATCGCCGGTCGGCACGTGGTGGTGGTCGAGGACATCATCGACTCCGGGCTGACCCTGTCCTGGCTGCTGAAGTACCTGGCGTCCAGGTCGGCGGCGAGCGTGGAGGTGGTCGCGCTGTTCCGCAAGCCCGAGGCGATCAAGGTGCAGGTCCCGGTGCGGTACGTCGGCTTCGACATCCCCACCGAATTCGTGGTCGGCTACGGCCTGGACTTCGCCGAGCGGTACCGCGAGCTGCCCTACGTCGGGGTGCTCAAGCCCGAGGTGTACGCCCGCGGCTGA